The window GATTTATGATATCTGAATCTGGACTTTTTTAGTTTCATattgaaaaaatttaaacttcTTATTGAATTTGATTGTCTTGCAATTATGGACTAACAATACTTCACAAGTTAGTTTGATTGTGACTTTGGATCATATAGGAATACCACAACATGGTCAGCCAACAACTGCAATCTTACCAATCAATTATCCGCCCCTAAACACAACCAAATTTGAGTTTCAGATTCTAAGAAGCTCAAGTAAAATAGATGTCATTTGTATTCTTATGCTTTTTTTCGTTGAGTCGATATGAGCATCCCGATGTGAGACATAGATGATTGTAACGAAATCGCGTTAATTTCGAGTATCTTATTGATATATTGTTTATctgaatttggatttttttagttttcgtATTGAAAAAGATTAACTTTTTGTTGAGAATTTGATTGTCTTGCAATTATGGACTCCAATACTTCACAATTTAGTTTGATTTGACTTTGGATCATATAGGAATACCACAACATGGTCAGCCAACCTTGCAATCCCCTTAAACACAACCAAATTTGAAGTGTTTACCAAACATGTGACTCAAGTAAAATAGATGTCATTTGTATTCTTATGCTTTTTTTCGTTGAGTCGATTGAGCATCCTCGATGTGAGACCTAGATGATTGTAACGAATCGCGTTAATTCGAGTATCttattgatattgatttatctgaatttggattttttagTTTTCGTTATTGAAAAAGATTAACTTTTTGTTGAGAATTTGATTGTCTTGCAATTATGGACCCAAACTTCACAATTTATTGATTGTGACTTTGGATCATATAGGAATACCACAACATGGTCAGCCAACCTGCAATCCCCTAAACACAACCAAATTTGAATGtttacccccccccccccctccaaCCAAATTATGGACTCCAATACTTCACAATTTAGTTTGATTGTGACTTTGGATCATATAGGAATACCACAACATGGTCAGCCAACCTGCAATCCCCTAAACACAACCAAATTTGAAGTGtttaccccccccccccccctccctcctaccaaaaagagaaaaaaagaaaagttaatgATGCTTTGAACACAATTAAACAGTGGTGAAACCACTTTATAGACTCTGAGTGCATGTGCatctataattaaattaaaattagaaaaaatagcTCATATGGTAAAAATGATCTATATACACCTTCATTTTCTCAGGTTCGATGCTTGCAAAAtgcttttttatcttttattttcaacATTATATCCAATATTTATATGGTCTAGATTGCCCCTGCAATTAAATCAATACAACTCGTATTAACatgtattttatgttattaataaattgGTGATGATAATCCTACTTTTTTTTACAAACATGATAACCCTATCTTTCTAACGTCAATATGTAAAAATGTGTATGCGTTTGTGTCTAAGACGTTTGATTTGTCTGGTTATGAAAACATTAATGTTGTGGTTATGAAAACATTAATGTTCTTATAGCACGAGAGAGGTTTCGTGGGGGAAGACCTTTCAAACCAATCCAAAAGATGCAAGAAATGGGATGGACTCACGTGGGTGGTCGTCGTACTCGTGGTCGAGGTGGCCGTTCTGATCGTGGTTATCATTAGTGTGTTAGCTAGTTTTATGTCACTTTTATCTACTCCCCATCTCGACTTCTCTTTTGCTTATTTCCATGTTTGGGAGCTCATGTAGCTGTCCTTCTCTTTTTAATGCTTTCTCAAACTATATGGTCTAAAAAGTCATgtctttgtaattttttatttgcattttaatTGAAagctctttttcaaaaaaagaagtgAAAATGCTCTATGGATGTGAAACAGTAAAAATAAGTAGATAAATCAATCAGGATTCGACTTTACTCTCCATCACCATGGATTCGTTGGTGGATTATATAACAAAACCATGTTCTTAATTAAATTAGTCACCTTATTAGTGACGTAAAAAGATGCTACACTTTTTTGTAAGCCTGTAAGTTGTAACATAGTTTTCTGAAAAGTAAATAGCTCCTAAAATCAAATTGTAATAGCTAATAAACATCAAACCCCTTTTTTCTTGTACCAAAACCAGTGGGCATATTTGTTACACGCGTATCCTattgtttgttttcttcttaaaaGTAAAGCCGTAACGTTTATAGTTTGTTTTGAACAAGAGTTAGGAGCTAGACTCTACTAAATACTGTATTTTTACACGTAAAGTTACAGTCCAATCCGTATAGCTTCCCTAAAATCAGGACTCAAAGGACGCTTTGGTGAAACAAAAAGAGGCATTATAGGCACTACGTGCCGAACATGAACATAGCAGTTTTGCCTCGTGTGTAATTCACGTGCCACCGAAAtttttacttaatatttttatttcacaaaatttcaaaacttcgtttggtttgtttgttttgtcgGTATCATCTCTGGGTGGTTCTCGTGCATGTCTCCCACTTTTCATCTCCAAAGTTTCCTCGTATCTCCACCCCTCTGGACCTCTGTTAACACTCAATTATATTACTTAAAGATCCCTCACATTAATAATCTTCTTTTATGTGctttaatttgaaatttcaaaactaGTTTACGTTGCATAGACTCGTGAGCAcgaaactttttcttttcttttttcgaaAACAATGAGCACGAAATTTTTAGCATTAATAAAGATGAGTGGTAAAAATTGTTTCATGTAACCCAGCGATGATATGATGAGGATTGGCATACGATGATGTGAAGATTAAAGAAGTGGGTTTGATTGAGTGAGACGTAATTACAAATATAGATAAAAGGTGAGTGGCAAAGTTTGTAATATTGAAATGCATGGAGGGCGAATTCCAGAGAAGGAAaagtgaaagaaagaaagaaagagatatTGGCATTCCCGAAGAAGGAACTCCCCAACTTTTGCCAAAACAAAATGCCAACTTCACTGAAACACACAACCTCCTTTCCACCACCATTCCTTggtcttttcttcttttttggtaacactaaaacagtaaaaaaatgagaatttataaacaaaaaaaaatctcttgttaaaaaacatttttttctttcgaaaaagtaattatattaaaaatctgtGTGTTTAAATCAATGTCATAAAGCCTGGAATGCACCAGTTTTTTTCCACCACTTTCTCCAAGAAACGCAAAAGATTAAAATTATACCAACTCACTTTAATTCATGACTCAGTTGTAACTTCTTCCTTATAAATACAAGTTGCCACAACTTCTCTGAGTTCCACTTCCAAGGAAACTCACAAACACACTTCATGCCTTTGAATGTCACTTATAAAGATAATGAGAATCAGCTGTAACGGGTGTAGAGTCCTACGCAAGGGTTGCAACCAAGATTGCACCATAAGACCATGTCTTCAATGGATCAAATCCGCAGACTCTCAAGCCAATGCCACACTCTTCCTTGCCAAGTTCTATGGTCGAGCCGGTCTCCTTAACCTCATCGAATCTGGTCCTGACCATCTTCGTCCCGGTACACACTCCGAAAGCAGAATCCTCTAATGATTTATCTTACAGTGTGTTTGTGTTTAGATTCTGTTACATGCACACACACATCACTTCTATAGTAGGGACTTTTTTCCATTTCCCGATTTAATTTCATAACGttggttgtgtttttttttttgtaatctctAGCAATATTTAGGTCACTTCTGTACGAGGCGTGTGGACGGATCGTGAACCCTGTGGATGGTTCTGTGGGTCTGATGTGGTCTGGAAATTGGGCCCAGTGCCAAGCAGCCGTTGATGCCATTCTCAACGGCTTACCCATCACTCACACGCCTCTTCCCAGTGCATCCGCGTCGCACCAGATCATTCCTCCTCACAGGACATACGACATACGCCACGTGGCGAAAGATCCAACAACAGGCGGTGACAGTTCGGAGAGTCTGGCCCTTGCCCCACGTGTCAACGGTAACAAGGTCAAGACACAAACTGGCCGGTTAAAACGCCTCGCAGAGACCGTGGACTACCAACTAGGTGAATGCAGTCACGACACGTGGCAACTCCAGAGTTCTGGTGCAACGCATGGCTATGGTCAGTTGGCGTTGGAGAACGTGGCAAATCGAAGGGGAGATCCATTAAACCAAAGCTCGAATCTTGGGTGTGATGATCAAGTCGATACCAACGAGGTTGGCTTAGAGCTCAGACTTGGTTAGAAGCTAAaaggacaaaaaaaagagaacataaTTATTACCGTAACTGTCGTTTCCATTAATAATTTCACTTTCTACTTGCAAGGGGAAATGTTCAAGAGACGAAAATGAAACTTGAGCTACTTGGCTTGTATgtatttaaatttgatattaatGTAAAATCAATATGTGATAGAGCTCCTGAGTTTCGACGTGTTATATAGTAGAATAGTGATATATATCGTTACTTTATAGGTTTATCTCAACTAGCGTCACTAAAATCATCACAAGGATAATTATATTGATAAGTCTACCTTCTTGCatatgcaaaaagaaaaaaagaaacattaattaGTATAGAATATTATCAACATCCTACATCGGTGGTGGTAGAAGTTCTTTGGGCAATATGTGGATCTCCGCCAGGTTTATCCTATTAGGTTACAACAATCTATATATATGTTCCTCTACTAATAGTGAAAGGAATATATTTGAATGATGTAATGACAAATTATTTTGACTCCATACACAGTCCTTTTAATGTGACTTCATCCCCCCAGACGGAATCACTGGACATTCTTTATGTACATGGATGATTTCCAACTTTTGTTTTCCGTACAGATTGCACCCTCTAGTTTTTCGTTCCCATTCATAGTGAAGAATAGAAGGGTGCCTATAGAAATAAAATCTCATTGAACATagtgaaatataaatatgtaatggAAGGCTGTTCACTCAGCTGTGGTGATGGACACGACAGTGACTCCAACACTGTGAATGACATCACTAGCTTGTCCATGGAACCCAATGATCGTGCACccattccccccccccccccaagcAAGAATTTCTCACCGGAATCAATTCCAAACAGAGCTTAGGGTTTTGTTCGTCTTGAACCAAAGAGAGACAATTACCGGTTTCTCAACTCTAGATCTTATTGTAGCAGCCTTCCAAGACCATAATATATTCACCATCCTCAAGAACAAGCTGAAAATGTTCAATGATTACAAAGGTAATATGTCAATAATTTTTACGGTAATTAGCagttgaagaaaaaaaatatgttttggtgtttatGGAACTGACCTCTTCAACTCCGACCAGTGTCTTTTTCCCATGGTCCTCACCAGAAACCAAGTATGTGCCTTTAATATACTCAAACTTAACAAAGGATACACAGTCAAAACTTTGTCCGACGTATATCTTTCTTACACCGTCGTAGACACCGTCATCCTATCCGTTGCCACTAGGGGTGGaaaaaaaaccaaactaatGGTACGCCAAGGCATCTCTATGTGGGCCTCCAGATTGCAAAAAAACATTCGAAAGAACTATAGCCCAATGAGCCTTTCACCCTTACATATTTTGGACTGAACCACGACACGTATAAACTGTGAACCGCTTCTTGATAAAATATcagcaagagagagagataacacGGATGGAGTGAGTCAACTACTCACCTTGTACTTCAACAAGATCTCACTTCATTAAAACCGTAATCCAAACAAACTCAAATCCACGGCAGAGACAGAGAAAGAGATGTCAGAGTATCTGGTCACTGGAGGAACTGGTTTCATCGCTTCTTACATCATCAAATCACTCCTCGAACTCGGACACACCGTTCGAACCACTGTCCGAAACCCTCGTAAGATAttccctttttttcttttgaactgaAAATATTccctatttttattattattattattttttcaattattattattatttaattattattattactaattATTCGAATATTTACCACTAAAATGATTTTGATCTGAGCCCTTGTGTTAAAGAAAATGATTTTGATTTGTGTTGAAAAGAGGATGAAGAGAAAGTAGGTTTCCTATGGGAACTGAGAGGAGCGAAAGAGAGGCTGAAGATGTTCAAAGCTGATCTAACGGTTGATGGAAGCTTTGACGAAGCAGTAAACGGCGTAGATGGAGTCTTCCACACGGCCTCTCCTGTTATTGTTCCACAGGATCACAACATTCAAGAAACATTGGTTGATCCTATCATAAAGGGTACAACCAACGTGATGAACTCTTGTGCCAAGTCCAAAACCACTCTCAAAAGGATCGTTCTTACATCTTCTTGCTCCTCCATACGGTACCGTTTCGACGCCACCAAAGCCTCTCCGCTCAACGAGTCGCATTGGAGCGACATTGAATACTGCAAACGCTTCAACGTGAGAAAAacatttgttatatttttttttgtaactgaggCTAAAcatttgttatatttatatatagaaagaAAGAACTCTATTGATGGAACCTGTATGTTTGTGTATTAGCTTTGGTACGCGTATGCAAAGACTCTAGGTGAGAAAGAAGCTTGGAGGATAGCTGAAGAGAAAGGGTTGAACTTAGTGGTAGTGAATCCTTCCTTTGTGGTTGGTCCATTGCTTGGACCTAAACCAACAAGCACTCTTCTTTATATCCTCTCCGTTGTCAAAGGTCTTGCTGGAGAGTACCGGAATTTTACGGTCGGGTTTGTGCACATAGACGATGTAGTTGATGCACATGTGTTAGCCATGGAAGAGCCTAAAGCATCAGGGAGAATCATATGTTCAAGTTCGGTTGCTCACTGGTCTGAGATCATTGAGTTGCTACGAAACAAGTATCCTAATTACCCACTTGAGAACAAGTAAATATCTCATGA is drawn from Raphanus sativus cultivar WK10039 unplaced genomic scaffold, ASM80110v3 Scaffold3239, whole genome shotgun sequence and contains these coding sequences:
- the LOC108827038 gene encoding tetraketide alpha-pyrone reductase 2 encodes the protein MSEYLVTGGTGFIASYIIKSLLELGHTVRTTVRNPQDEEKVGFLWELRGAKERLKMFKADLTVDGSFDEAVNGVDGVFHTASPVIVPQDHNIQETLVDPIIKGTTNVMNSCAKSKTTLKRIVLTSSCSSIRYRFDATKASPLNESHWSDIEYCKRFNLWYAYAKTLGEKEAWRIAEEKGLNLVVVNPSFVVGPLLGPKPTSTLLYILSVVKGLAGEYRNFTVGFVHIDDVVDAHVLAMEEPKASGRIICSSSVAHWSEIIELLRNKYPNYPLENKCSDKEGDNNPHSMDTRKIHELGFASFKSLPEMFDDCIRSFQEKGLL
- the LOC130506439 gene encoding LOB domain-containing protein 42-like, whose product is MSLIKIMRISCNGCRVLRKGCNQDCTIRPCLQWIKSADSQANATLFLAKFYGRAGLLNLIESGPDHLRPAIFRSLLYEACGRIVNPVDGSVGLMWSGNWAQCQAAVDAILNGLPITHTPLPSASASHQIIPPHRTYDIRHVAKDPTTGGDSSESLALAPRVNGNKVKTQTGRLKRLAETVDYQLGECSHDTWQLQSSGATHGYGQLALENVANRRGDPLNQSSNLGCDDQVDTNEVGLELRLG